In a genomic window of Puniceicoccus vermicola:
- a CDS encoding 7TM diverse intracellular signaling domain-containing protein, translating to MNQLLPPAYWMVGLIFVLLLGLGVLVYFIARPLIRSDGAEVIPGASYVSAYQLRTDANLSNLSLEEVLQLNQSEAFELMPEVDVAPVLNQELGEDQWYRLDFHPNGITGTIILDLVWRVFDQTELYIPDSNGGWRVELSGAWVSKWDPLRSERWSAFELNIPADEGLSVYLHVTDGFRLPTQFHVWRNPSDFLQWERFVYVKNFGYFSLWVGMVAYGLFLYALLREKIQLYYAFFVFLFGGIQLISEGLIWYVLRPQQWPVGELLVAVFGVFSLFFLCLFARSFLSTKEEDPALDRWMRRTQRISLIPLCLSGVLFWPRFALIYLQFFLLIALIVIGFLVVASVRRWMFGSRSAPFFLLAFSPYFFSLLLRVFAAQDVVVRDDEFRLITLIGNALCLIFLSCAAAYRHRLTLEENFRLQASYVERLEGEVEERTRSLRKMGEELSEALIQKDRIMAVIGHDLRGPAATLQGLAELWSMDPDAFTREELAEMSEDIANLCTLQIELLNNLMMWGGSQRGVWKMQPTHCTIKSVLGTVWSLLKPMAAAKHLKLRDNLPDNLEAYVDEQLVQTLLRNLIANAIKFSITGKSIEVGGQRMEGGGLEIYVRDEGVGMSQEKVKALFQGSVESSSGTKLEKGAGIGLMLCYDMLVASGGNIRVESEEGVGTTLTFSVPEAEGRTE from the coding sequence GTGAATCAACTCCTCCCGCCCGCCTACTGGATGGTTGGCTTGATCTTTGTATTGTTACTCGGGTTGGGGGTGTTGGTCTATTTCATCGCGCGGCCCTTGATTCGTTCAGATGGTGCTGAGGTGATTCCCGGTGCGAGCTATGTCTCGGCCTATCAGCTGCGAACCGATGCGAATCTTTCCAATTTATCATTGGAGGAGGTTCTTCAGTTGAATCAGTCTGAAGCGTTTGAGTTGATGCCAGAAGTCGATGTAGCGCCGGTGCTGAATCAGGAACTCGGAGAAGATCAATGGTATCGATTGGATTTTCACCCAAATGGAATTACTGGGACTATCATTCTAGACTTAGTATGGAGAGTCTTTGATCAAACGGAGCTCTACATTCCGGATTCAAACGGAGGGTGGCGGGTAGAGCTCAGTGGTGCTTGGGTATCGAAATGGGATCCCTTGCGTTCCGAAAGGTGGTCGGCCTTTGAGTTGAACATTCCGGCTGATGAAGGACTTTCTGTGTACTTACACGTAACGGATGGGTTTCGGCTTCCGACTCAATTCCATGTCTGGCGAAATCCCAGCGATTTCCTGCAATGGGAACGTTTCGTGTATGTTAAGAACTTCGGCTATTTTTCCCTTTGGGTTGGGATGGTGGCCTATGGGCTTTTTCTTTACGCCCTTCTCCGGGAGAAGATTCAGTTATACTACGCATTCTTTGTATTTTTGTTCGGCGGAATCCAGCTGATCAGCGAAGGATTGATTTGGTATGTTTTGAGACCGCAACAATGGCCGGTAGGAGAGTTGCTGGTGGCTGTTTTTGGAGTTTTCTCCTTATTCTTTTTATGTCTGTTCGCCCGTAGCTTCCTGAGCACGAAGGAGGAAGATCCTGCTTTGGATCGATGGATGCGGCGGACGCAGAGGATCTCTTTGATTCCTTTGTGTTTGTCGGGAGTGCTGTTTTGGCCCCGTTTTGCGCTTATCTACCTTCAATTTTTCCTGTTGATTGCTTTGATCGTCATCGGGTTTTTGGTAGTAGCCAGTGTAAGACGGTGGATGTTTGGGAGTCGATCGGCCCCATTCTTTCTTCTCGCATTTTCTCCCTATTTTTTCTCTTTGCTCCTGCGGGTATTTGCGGCCCAAGATGTCGTCGTTCGGGACGACGAATTCCGACTTATCACCTTGATTGGAAACGCCCTCTGTTTGATCTTTTTGTCGTGTGCCGCAGCATATCGGCATCGCTTGACCTTAGAGGAGAATTTTCGATTGCAGGCGAGCTATGTGGAACGGCTTGAAGGTGAGGTGGAGGAACGCACTCGCTCATTGAGAAAAATGGGTGAAGAGTTGTCGGAAGCCTTGATTCAGAAGGATCGGATTATGGCGGTGATCGGGCACGATTTGCGGGGTCCAGCGGCTACGTTGCAAGGCTTGGCGGAGTTGTGGAGCATGGATCCTGATGCGTTTACTCGTGAGGAGCTGGCGGAGATGAGCGAGGATATCGCTAATCTTTGTACGCTTCAGATTGAACTCCTGAATAATCTTATGATGTGGGGTGGAAGCCAGCGTGGAGTCTGGAAGATGCAACCCACGCACTGTACGATTAAATCGGTTTTGGGAACTGTCTGGTCTTTGCTGAAACCGATGGCTGCAGCTAAGCACCTAAAACTTCGGGACAACCTGCCGGATAATTTAGAAGCGTATGTCGATGAACAACTGGTACAAACTCTGCTGCGAAACCTGATCGCAAACGCGATTAAATTTTCAATCACTGGGAAGTCGATCGAGGTGGGTGGACAGCGCATGGAGGGTGGTGGGCTGGAAATCTATGTTCGTGACGAGGGAGTCGGGATGTCCCAAGAAAAAGTGAAAGCCCTTTTTCAAGGATCCGTGGAAAGCTCTTCGGGAACGAAGTTAGAAAAAGGCGCAGGAATCGGCTTAATGCTTTGCTACGACATGCTCGTTGCCTCCGGAGGTAATATACGTGTGGAGAGTGAAGAAGGGGTGGGGACGACTCTTACTTTTTCGGTTCCAGAGGCGGAAGGACGGACGGAATGA
- a CDS encoding LacI family DNA-binding transcriptional regulator, producing MNLDAIAQAAGVSRMTVSRVMRNHPDVSRKTRERVLGIASAMNYRPNPMVSVLMSQVAAAKKSQFHPTLVYGWEHEVIRTRAALEKSKGGYFKWVKRRAEQLGFHVEALRINEEGMSQKRYSDILKARNTPGLIIAPAEDPEVSYDFDWDAMSSVTFGYSLRRPALNRVCLDYQAGIYKALKRLTGLGYRKFGLMLGKTTDDRIQHLWSSGFLTFHWEADLNCKSNIYIAETDSQDAFVQWFESHPFEVVLSYAETSHIEWARSVEARLNRKRACQFVHLDGDFMEESALFLGSLESCRRQMGEAAVELLVAQIKQNEHGVPDRQRSVVIQPELILNGESCQS from the coding sequence ATGAATCTTGATGCAATTGCGCAAGCGGCTGGAGTCTCGCGTATGACGGTTTCCCGGGTAATGCGAAATCATCCGGATGTGAGTCGAAAGACGCGGGAGCGGGTACTCGGAATCGCGTCCGCAATGAATTATCGTCCCAATCCGATGGTCTCGGTTTTGATGTCGCAGGTCGCTGCCGCGAAGAAATCTCAGTTCCATCCTACCTTGGTTTATGGGTGGGAGCACGAGGTCATCCGGACCCGCGCGGCTTTGGAAAAAAGCAAAGGCGGTTACTTTAAATGGGTGAAACGTCGGGCGGAACAGTTGGGCTTTCATGTGGAAGCTCTTCGAATCAACGAAGAGGGGATGTCGCAGAAACGGTACAGCGATATTTTGAAAGCTCGGAATACGCCCGGTTTGATCATTGCTCCTGCAGAAGATCCGGAAGTCTCTTACGATTTTGACTGGGATGCGATGTCCTCGGTGACCTTTGGGTACAGTCTGCGAAGGCCGGCCCTGAATCGGGTCTGCCTCGATTATCAGGCGGGAATCTACAAAGCGCTGAAACGGTTAACTGGGTTGGGATATCGAAAGTTCGGGTTGATGCTCGGGAAGACGACTGATGATAGGATTCAACATTTGTGGAGTTCAGGTTTTTTGACATTTCATTGGGAGGCCGACCTGAATTGCAAATCGAATATATACATAGCTGAAACAGACTCCCAAGATGCTTTCGTGCAATGGTTCGAGTCCCATCCGTTTGAAGTGGTTCTCTCTTATGCGGAAACATCGCACATCGAATGGGCCCGTTCGGTTGAAGCCCGCTTAAACCGAAAGCGGGCCTGTCAATTCGTGCATCTTGACGGTGATTTTATGGAGGAGTCCGCACTCTTTCTGGGGAGTCTGGAATCCTGTCGAAGGCAGATGGGAGAAGCCGCGGTAGAATTACTCGTGGCGCAGATCAAACAAAACGAACATGGGGTGCCGGATCGACAACGGTCGGTGGTGATCCAGCCGGAACTGATTTTGAACGGGGAATCTTGTCAGAGCTGA
- a CDS encoding rhamnogalacturonan acetylesterase produces MRSKNRTRILLSIFSLLLILQTSLRGEETIICLAGDSTVTGRSANRDQAGWGWALQKYAKPGITIYNEAKGGRSSRSFRTEGLWDTTLAHEPDWILIQFGHNDQKGKGPERESAAETDYRDHLRQYIEDARAIGAQPILITPVCRRHFREDGSLRDTLEPYAEAVRIVAEENDVPYLDLHEYSVTMIQEMGPEGAAEFSPAGTSDRTHFSLEASQKVAGWVLILAQEKVPEFAELFENVDSTSPTHRSE; encoded by the coding sequence ATGCGAAGCAAAAACCGAACCCGTATTCTGCTGTCCATCTTCAGCTTATTACTAATCCTTCAAACCTCTCTTCGAGGGGAAGAGACCATTATCTGCCTGGCCGGCGATTCGACAGTAACTGGGCGAAGCGCCAATCGCGATCAAGCGGGATGGGGATGGGCACTGCAAAAATACGCTAAACCGGGTATCACGATATACAATGAAGCCAAAGGTGGACGTAGTTCGCGAAGCTTCAGAACCGAAGGCCTGTGGGATACCACCTTGGCACATGAACCCGACTGGATCCTCATCCAGTTCGGTCACAATGACCAAAAGGGCAAGGGGCCCGAACGAGAAAGTGCGGCGGAGACCGACTATAGGGACCACCTCCGCCAGTATATCGAAGATGCCCGAGCCATTGGCGCTCAACCCATATTGATTACGCCAGTGTGTCGTCGGCATTTTCGAGAGGACGGATCACTCCGAGACACTTTGGAGCCCTACGCAGAAGCGGTTCGCATCGTCGCCGAAGAAAATGACGTTCCTTATCTGGACCTTCACGAGTACAGCGTCACGATGATTCAAGAAATGGGACCTGAAGGAGCCGCCGAATTTTCTCCCGCCGGCACGAGCGACCGCACGCACTTCTCGCTCGAGGCCAGCCAGAAAGTGGCCGGATGGGTTCTTATCCTTGCCCAGGAAAAAGTCCCGGAATTTGCCGAGCTCTTCGAAAACGTAGATTCGACTTCCCCTACCCATCGAAGCGAATAA